Proteins from one Clupea harengus chromosome 17, Ch_v2.0.2, whole genome shotgun sequence genomic window:
- the LOC105903772 gene encoding uncharacterized protein LOC105903772: MEKLARSSGILTLLLWISIPGMSSVPGHNSTQETPHQPSCQPGSYCPRGGRGPLPCPRGTFTPEGGGTSAEHCVSCPPHHYGPREGMRVCVPCGPGARQPLPGQERCVCQGEGQTFQPSDGQCLCTLGFERSRQGPVCEQKVYDICRDGFTRTQHGDCMDAPQWRTHCSQQVCDTPEEYQDYDALLGVCVCAGRPERVGVCGAWCRSRRNTPPSLRCAGGQMVLLYRGSQVSVSGSVLEMALNRWDSRGDLQCDAWRDFSCSVYAVQTDEAGFFGLFSAMLPEVHMLVLEAVPEAHNTSSEAPDTPGGGSQPAYPEPVGGLVEERELLWSRGGGHLWRKHSNASTLGVLNPTSCLQLGDILLFTVSREHFPQYDIDSLFNTNTAFDWGSFRKLAQDQTESVPTMTPSLFSVRFSEPGVYVLRLNSHHNKHMYVKVMPAGGQCYETGPFFPAISQYLTRMGITKQRQLLLQPDWLLIGGLMVGACVLLGLCIALLVVFREYGWPEKVPVQARFRAQQLRYRMDDYSSKGSQLTMLQKKHRSLQIALTQNSTHKDEFWDYEEQVDLEAFSASTFYDILLRHSVSVTARLGQLRGEVKELYQGVVCKVQGLQLGCVEVSAPGGGDGGCAEPCERVRRELEREVARRQALAERLCQLLQCQLQTLHQELQRQRHTHRTLRARLRTSLRLLGQAADSPQSRSVLQCVCALADELEELVLGECQREGVWAGLKEGTGARLLCPATGAVLTRDDIIASDGALQACHALHVDPVSGLILPNPGAQMLLSNGHSMPVPPDFVLHPQTGRLLPAAGNIGFDPHSSTLVFTTDACLGNAGKWEVPLLPFVPYPTPRPGERPEGCGLRGLRPGQRLALGGPMCDRDTGVLVPILAVTLHPQTGLVYPLGGVHLCPITRLPQPIQVGGPMLDPRTGSLVLITGVTMETSTAAVQPVGGLLLGESFIEPLSGRLVRVGGGSMRGGKLVPHAGGFQVLLEAQALGAGARAVELLQGVCGGRGDGGGCSGRWAA; encoded by the exons ATGGAGAAACTTGCGAGGAGCTCCGGGATCCTCACCCTGCTCCTCTGGATCTCCATCCCAGGCATGAGCTCTGTCCCTGGGCATAACAGCACGCAGGAGACCCCCCACCAGCCCTCCTGCCAGCCag GTTCTTATTGCCCCAGGGGGGGTCGGGGGCCGTTGCCCTGCCCCAGAGGCACGTTTActccagagggggggggcacttcAGCGGAGCACTGTGTGAgctgccccccccaccactatggCCCCCGTGAggggatgagggtgtgtgtgccgtgtggtCCAGGGGCACGCCAGCCCCTCCCCGggcaggagaggtgtgtgtgtcagggagagggacagacctTCCAG CCCAGTGATGGGCAGTGCCTGTGTACACTGGGGTTTGAGCGCAGTAGGCAAGGCCCTGTGTGCGAGCAGAAGGTGTATGACATCTGCAGAGACGGATTCACACGCACCCAGCATGGAGACTGCATGGATGCACCACAGTGGAGGACACACTGCTCCCAGCag gtgtgtgatacCCCTGAGGAGTACCAGGACTACGATGCgcttctgggtgtgtgtgtgtgcgcggggcggccagagagagtgggtgtgtgtggggcctggtGTCGGAGCAGGAGGAACACCCCACCATCACTGCGCTGTGCTGGAGGCCAGATGGTGCTGTTGTACAGGGGCagccag gtgagtgtgtcgGGGAGTGTGCTGGAGATGGCGCTGAACCGCTGGGACTCTCGTGGGGACCTGCAGTGTGACGCGTGGCGTGACTTCTCCTGCTCCGTGTATGCAGTACAGACAgacg AGGCTGGCTTCTTTGGCCTGTTCAGCGCCATGCTTCCTGAGGTCCACATGCTGGTTCTGGAGGCCGTGCCCGAGGCCCACAACACGTCCTCAGAGGCACCTGACACACCTGGAGGTGGGAGTCAGCCAGCTTACCCAG AGCCTGTGGGGGGGTTAGTGGAGGAGCGGGAGCTGCTGTGGTCTCGAGGGGGGGGGCACCTCTGGAGGAAGCACAGTAACGCCAGCACTCTGGGGGTGCTGAACCCCACCTCCTGCCTCCAGCTGGGAGACatcctgctcttcactgtcagcAGGGAGCACTTCCCCCAGTACGACAT AGACAGCCTGTTCAACACCAATACTGCCTTTGACTGGGGATCCTTCCGGAAGCTTGCCCAGGACCAGACGGAGAGTGTGCCCACTATGACCCCCAGCCTATTCTCAGTGCGCTTCAGTGAGCCCGGGGTCTACGTCCTCAGATTAAACAGCcaccacaacaaacacatg tATGTAAAAGTGATGCCAGCCGGAGGGCAGTGCTACGAGACTGGACCCTTTTTTCCCGCCATCTCTCAATATCTCACCCGTATGGGCATCACTAAGCAACGGCAGCTGCTCCTGCAACCTGATTGGTTGTTAATTGGGGGGCTCATGGTTGGGGCGTGTGTGTTGCTTGGCCTGTGCATCGCCCTGCTG GTAGTGTTCCGTGAGTACGGCTGGCCTGAGAAGGTTCCGGTGCAGGCTCGGTTCCGGGCACAGCAGCTCCGGTACCGTATGGATGACTACTCGTCCAAAGGGTCCCAACTCACCATGCTGCAGAAGAAGCACCGGAGCCTACAGATCGCCCTGACCCAAAACTCCACGCACAAAG ATGAGTTCTGGGACTACGAGGAACAGGTGGATCTGGAGGCCTTCAGTGCCAGCACCTTCTATGACATCCTACTGAGGCacagtgtgtctgtcactgcCCGCCTGGGACAACTCAGAGGAGAG gtgaaggAGCTGTACCAGGGCGTGGTGTGTAAGGTCCAGGGGCTGCAgctggggtgtgtggaggtgagcgCCCCCGGTGGCGGGGACGGAGGGTGCGCCGAGCCGTGTGAGCGCGTTCGGCGGGAGCTGGAGCGGGAGGTGGCGCGGCGCCAGGCGTTGGCAGAGAGGCTGTGCCAGCTGTTGCAGTGCCAGCTGCAGACGCTCCATCAGGAGCTCCAGCgccagcgacacacacacaggacgctGCGGGCGCGACTCAGGACCAGCCTACGGCTGTTGGGGCAGGCCGCAGACAGCCCTCAGTCACGCAG tgtgctccagtgtgtgtgtgccctggcggatgagctggaggagctggtgtTGGGGGAGTGCCaaagggagggtgtgtgggcggggcttaAAGAGGGCACAGGTGCCCGCCTCCTCTGCCCAGCCACGGGCGCCGTCCTCACCAGGGATGACATCATCG CGTCTGACGGCGCCCTGCAGGCCTGCCATGCCCTGCACGTGGACCCTGTGAGCGGCCTCATCCTGCCCAACCCCGGTGCCCAGATGCTGCTGTCTAACGGGCACAGCATGCCCGTGCCCCCGGACTTTGTCCTTCACCCCCAGACTGGCCGCCTGCTCCCGGCCGCGGGCAACATCGGCTTCGACCCCCACAGCTCCACGCTCGTGTTTACCACAGACGCCTGCCtcg GGAATGCTGGGAAGTGGGAGGTCCCTCTGCTGCCGTTCGTCCCgtaccccaccccccgccccggGGAGCGCCCAGAGGGGTGTGGCCTGCGTGGGCTGCGTCCGGGGCAGAGGCTGGCGCTGGGGGGGCCCATGTGTGACCGGGACACCGGGGTGCTGGTGCCCATCCTGGCCGTGACGCTCCACCCCCAGACGGGCCTGGTGTACCCGCTGGGGGGGGTGCACCTGTGCCCCATCACGCGCCTCCCGCAGCCCATACAGGTGGGGGGACCCATGCTGGACCCTCGCACCGGCAGCCTGGTGCTCATCACAGGggtcaccatggagaccagCACAG CTGCTGTTCAGCCTGTGGGGGGTCTCCTGCTGGGGGAGTCCTTCATCGAGCCCCTGAGCGGGCGCCTCGTGCGTGTGGGGGGCGGCAGCATGCGGGGGGGGAAACTGGTGCCTCACGCGGGGGGGTTCCAGGTGCTGCTGGAGGCCCAGGCCCTGGGGGCGGGGGCGCGCGCTGTGGAGCTGCTgcagggggtgtgtgggggccggggggacggggggggctGCAGCGGGAGGTGGGCCGCGTGA
- the zgc:162608 gene encoding apolipoprotein A-V produces MNRDRQGTGGVQIREAFIFRSDGGRTNTLLSAQTEALLKATMFVKLLILALSFLTTAAFPLQQDERDASRSYLPQDANQARDKTDVTKDQDVMWKSHVENADLYSQDSRGPLAGESSLQKPTLVSERLRARLRQQLAELRARLWPQSAATPEAVAGIRELLVPLTEQLQGTLSASVHDLCQQLKQHLQELQPAMPASDHQGAPSYQFLVPLVSRSLEASSGRMTSSILEFRARSTAAAESLQNTEQRELLLEVAARLGQEAASLEQEFRSRVGGLQASLGSLLLSAPPHGDGDMSSSTARFCQHTRALIQQFSQDLEGQFTQLEQRQAGGGSAPAPLRADFLREDFTSRLRSLLQEIMQTLN; encoded by the exons ATGAATCGGGACAG GCAGGGGACAGGGGGCGTACAGATAAGAGAAGCCTTTATATTCAGGAGCGACGGAGGGAGAACCAACACACTGCTCTCTGCACAG aCTGAAGCCCTTCTGAAAGCCACCATGTTTGTGAAACTACTCATCCTTGCACTATCCTTCCTCACAACTGCAG CTTTTCCTCTCCAGCAGGACGAGCGGGATGCATCGAGGAGTTATCTTCCTCAAGACGCCAACCAGGCCAGAGACAAAACAGACGTCACTAAGGACCAGGA tgtgATGTGGAAGAGCCATGTGGAGAACGCAGACTTGTACTCGCAGGACTCCAGGGGTCCGCTGGCAGGGGAGTCGTCCCTGCAGAAGCCTACGCTGGTTTCGGAGCGCCTCCGTGCCCGCCTGCGCCAGCAGCTGGCAGAGTTACGGGCGCGCCTCTGGCCCCAGTCCGCCGCCACCCCAGAGGCCGTGGCGGGCATCAGGGAGCTGCTGGTGCCCCTCACCGAGCAGCTGCAAGGCACGCTCAGCGCCAGCGTGCACGACCTGTGCCAGCAGCTCAAGCAGCACCTCCAGGAGCTCCAGCCTGCGATGCCGGCCTCcgaccaccagggggcgcccTCCTACCAGTTCCTGGTGCCCCTGGTTAGCCGCAGCCTGGAGGCCAGCAGCGGCAGGATGACCTCCAGTATCCTGGAGTTCCGGGCGCGGAGCACGGCAGCGGCGGAGAGTCTGCAGAACACGGAGCAGCGGGAGCTGCTGCTAGAGGTGGCCGCTCGGCTGGGACAGGAGGCCGCCTCCCTGGAGCAGGAGTTCAGGAGCAGGGTGGGGGGCCTGCAGGCCTCGCTGGGCAGCCTGCTGCTCTCCGCACCGCCCCACGGGGACGGGGACATGTCCTCTAGCACAGCGCGCTTCTGCCAGCACACACGCGCTCTCATCCAGCAGTTCAGCCAGGACCTGGAGGGCCAGTTTACCCAGCTGGAGCAGAGGCAGGCCGGGGGGGGGTCGGCGCCCGCCCCCCTCAGGGCGGACTTCCTCCGCGAGGACTTCACCTCGCGCCTGCGCTCCCTCCTCCAGGAGATCATGCAGACTCTAAACTAA